CGCAATCGTAGTATCGGAAATAAGCGAAAGATTGTCACCGAACATCGCGCCGGCGAGTAAACATGCGCCTATCAACCCGAGCGGTGAATCACTTTTTTCAGCCAGTGCGATCACGATTGGGCCAAGCGTAACAATTGAACCTACCGATGTCCCGGACGCAAATGACAGAAATGATGCGATGACAAAAACCCCGACCGGAAAATAGGCTGGTGAGATGTAATTTAAACCCAGATTCACAATCGAATCCACGCTCCCGGTAGCCTCGGTAACTGTCGCAAAAGCTCCGGCCAGCAAGTAAATGATGCACATGGTAAGGATTTTACCGTCGCCGCAGCCTTTCAGGAAAGTATCGACTTTTTGGTTGATCGTGCCTTTTAGTAATATGAATGCTGTTGCAATGCCAATCACCGCAGCAACAGGGGACGGAAGCGCGTAGAAATCGTCATAATAAATCCCGAAACCTAAAAATACAAGTACGAAAGCAAGCAGCGGAACAATGGCTATGAATGGAGCGTTAATTTTTATCATGCCGCAAAATTAGTGTTTAAAAGGTGAAAAAAAGTAATTATTGTCTACAAACTTCGCCAAAATGTGGTGTTGCCCGTTGCTTAAAATGATTTCTTCAGCGTTGATTACGGCGTTGTAGCGGGCCACCTGTTCAAAGGTTTTTTCGGTAAGTTTTATGTTCGGCGCTTTGCATTCAATCAAGATCTTTGGCCGCGTTTTCTCGGTGACCAACAGGTCGAGCCTTTTGGTGGTGCTGTTTAGTTCCAGCTTTTTTTCCAGTATCAACGAGGAGAGGTTACGCTTCTTTTTATGGTGGAAATAGTGTACCCAGTGCTGCCGTACCCATTCTTCCGGTGTCAGCAATACCCACGTTTTGCGTACAAGGTCATAAATAAATAACTTATCTTTGTCACTCCTGATTTTAAAGTCGAAGCGATCCTCAAAATTGAGTTCCGGAAGTTGCATTTTTATGAAAGAATTAGATTTAATCCTCAAAAGTATCAAAAATAAAGAGTTATTGCCGATTTATTTTTTTCATGGCGAGGAACCTTATTTTATAGATGTAGCGCTGAAATCTTTTGAGAATGATGTTTTGGAAGAGGATGAGAAAGCCTTTAACCAAACGGTGGTCTATGGCAAAGACACCACTTTTGGCGAGGTACTGTCCCTGGCGCGGCAGTTTCCGATGATGGGCGACCGCCAGGTGATCATCCTGAAAGAAGCACAGGAAATCAAAATGACCGAAAAAGACGCTGAAGCACTGAAAGCGTACGCTGAGAATCCGGTCCCGTCCACTGTGCTCATCATTGCACATAAAT
This DNA window, taken from Chryseobacterium sp. 6424, encodes the following:
- a CDS encoding type I restriction enzyme HsdR N-terminal domain-containing protein; translated protein: MQLPELNFEDRFDFKIRSDKDKLFIYDLVRKTWVLLTPEEWVRQHWVHYFHHKKKRNLSSLILEKKLELNSTTKRLDLLVTEKTRPKILIECKAPNIKLTEKTFEQVARYNAVINAEEIILSNGQHHILAKFVDNNYFFSPFKH